The following are from one region of the Apostichopus japonicus isolate 1M-3 chromosome 17, ASM3797524v1, whole genome shotgun sequence genome:
- the LOC139985019 gene encoding uncharacterized protein codes for MSHLLEVDPTSPYLPTQDNRAYKRRRTQRQPNVQSRCRTRPKPSDINSSSKQTVSRTTRWRMDKQVEINASLGVRTVELEDDEFTVSEIQPGQVDFVSTREVEVEHDAHGSTATSSTSLQITQYIGQATNKQFEPSQPSLTTHLKPELNEDKMGTQNLSSELECIHTVEQGSSNNLNFSESDHFMGLPLSDGSSTDGIKRDLDDDNLHLANIKEVGGIYESDDWCDPLSVEEFDLEDDWFDCKESPSIHDEAEDEGSKPLYEGAPLTLAESMLMILMFSSSHSITGVALVDLLVLISMHCQKPNICKTTLHMFNKFYGTLKNPLKFHKFCNFCNYLLSSSDNVRCPVCSSNVSENSGISYFIEIPIVNQICTLMKRQGFYNDLQHRFNRKKKNSDNIEDIYDGEQYKRLFAPGKLLHEPRNISLMWYTDGCPIFKSSKVSLWPLFFSINELPHKRRFLKENLIYAGLWLGSKPAVGTFLKPFLASIKELQDGVEVYAQDKKEIIIVKAVVLCGTCDLPARAVMLNMVQFNGAFGCSHCLQKGCSTSTGKGSVWTYPFCMTNPLGPKRSHEKMLSDAMKVHTMQMKKPINGIKGPTFLSSFGMNLADGMAIDYMHTVLLGVSKKLLHLWFDTSHSKELFSLTKLLDNIDMRLTKIKPPHFISRIPRSIKDHLGYWKASEYRAWLFYYSLPALKGLMNDIFFEHYALLVEAVVILNSDSISVNDIKYCESLLIQFCYLFGTLYGDRYCLSVVHGLLHLPGVVRNLGPLWVYSCFAYEDINGKLLHMVQGTKKPHLQIANNLCSLLKVPELLQNVSVGADTLKYVKKLSVKKKPASRTEVIDGFISVVGRLLPCNPESDLLPLIVECIGYKPQLFYKFLRLQLNDMLLYSSDYKLVTKRNSYTVRYLKEGVTFFGQIKYFLKCTKCCSCSAKCMCSSDYLAVIKHMNSVAESIAANCRKTLKLDHLLMVKNQGDVFFHIIPVKDIAELCIFMQFENPEESFIAQAPNLLESD; via the exons ATGTCTCACTTACTGGAAGTTGATCCAACAAGTCCTTACTTGCCTACACAGGACAACAGAGCTTATAAGCGGCGGCGTACACAACGTCAGCCTAACGTTCAGTCACGCTGTCGAACAAGGCCTAAGCCTAGTGATATTAATAGTTCATCAAAACAAACTGTCTCGAGAACCACACGGTGGCGTATGGACAAGCAAGTGGAGATTAATGCGAGTTTAGGTGTTAGGACAGTTGAATTAGAAGATGATGAATTCACAGTAAGTGAAATTCAGCCAGGGCAAGTTGACTTCGTTTCAACAAGAGAGGTTGAAGTTGAACATGATGCCCATGGTAGTACtgctactagtagtactagccTCCAAATTACGCAATACATAGGCCaagcaacaaacaaacaatttgaACCTAGCCAACCTTCCCTTACAACCCATTTAAAACCTGAACTCAATGAGGATAAAATGGGTACTCAGAATTTGTCATCTGAACTTGAATGCATTCATACTGTGGAACAAGGATCTAGTAATAATCTGAATTTCTCCGAATCTGACCACTTCATGGGCCTACCTCTGTCTGATGGCTCCTCAACGGATGGAATAAAAAG GGATCTGGATGATGATAACCTCCACCTGGCAAATATTAAAGAGGTAGGAGGCATTTATGAAAGTGATGACTGGTGTGACCCACTCAGTGTAGAGGAGTTCGACCTTGAAGATGACTGGTTTGACTGCAAGGAATCCCCATCTATCCATGATGAAGCAGAAGATGAAGGAAGTAAACCACTTTATGAAGGTGCTCCACTAACTTTGGCAGAAAGTATGTTGATGATTCTGATGTTTTCAAGCAGCCATAGCATTACTGGTGTTGCACTGGTTGATTTGCTTGTGCTAATTTCAATGCACTGCCAAAAGCCAAATATCTGCAAGACAACACTTCATATGTTTAACAAATTTTATGGAACTCTAAAAAATCCTTTGAAATTCCACAAGTTCTGCaatttttgtaattatttaCTTAGCTCCTCTGATAATGTTAGGTGCCCAGTATGCAGCAGTAATGTCTCGGAGAACAGTGGAATATCCTACTTTATAGAAATACCGATTGTTAATCAAATTTGCACCTTAATGAAAAGGCAGGGATTTTATAATGACTTGCAGCATAGATtcaacagaaagaagaaaaacagtgaCAATATTGAGGATATTTATGATGGAGAGCAGTACAAACGTCTTTTTGCTCCCGGAAAACTTTTACATGAACCAAGAAACATATCTCTTATGTGGTATACAGATGGATGTCCCATCTTCAAATCATCAAAGGTCAGCCTTTGGCCCCTCTTTTTTTCAATCAATGAGTTGCCGCATAAACGACGGTTCCTAAAAGAGAATTTGATTTACGCTGGATTGTGGCTTGGTTCAAAACCGGCTGTGGGCACTTTTCTGAAGCCATTCCTTGCTTCCATTAAAGAACTTCAAGATGGTGTAGAAGTTTATGCTCAGGACAAAAAGGAAATTATCATAGTTAAAGCTGTGGTTCTCTGCGGTACATGTGACCTTCCTGCAAGAGCTGTAATGTTAAATATGGTGCAGTTTAATGGTGCTTTTGGGTGTTCTCATTGCTTACAAAAAGGCTGTTCAACATCAACAGGAAAAGGCTCGGTGTGGACATATCCTTTTTGCATGACTAATCCCCTTGGTCCTAAACGGTCTCATGAAAAAATGTTGAGTGATGCTATGAAAGTGCATACCATGCAAATGAAAAAGCCCATTAATGGCATCAAAGGGCCTACTTTTCTAAGTTCATTTGGTATGAATCTTGCTGATGGAATGGCTATTGATTATATGCACACAGTTCTGCTTGGAGTATCTAAGAAATTGTTACACTTATGGTTCGACACATCTCATTCCAAAGAACTATTTTCTTTAACCAAACTGCTTGACAATATTGATATGCGACTTACCAAGATAAAGCCTCCACATTTCATTTCCCGAATTCCAAGGAGTATTAAAGATCATTTGGGTTATTGGAAGGCATCAGAATATAGGGCATGGCTGTTTTATTACTCTTTACCAGCTCTAAAGGGTTTAATGAATGACATATTTTTTGAGCATTATGCATTACTAGTAGAGGCAGTTGTCATTTTGAATAGTGACAGTATTTCTGTCAATGATATTAAATACTGTGAAAGTTTACTTATCCAGTTTTGTTACTTGTTTGGGACATTATATGGAGACAGGTACTGCCTTTCTGTGGTTCATGGGCTTCTCCATCTTCCAGGTGTAGTGAGAAATCTTGGTCCACTGTGGGTGTATTCATGCTTTGCATATGAAGATATCAATGGGAAATTATTGCACATGGTGCAGGGCACAAAAAAGCCACATTTGCAAATAGCAAATAATTTGTGTTCTTTGCTGAAGGTTCCAGAGTTATTGCAAAATGTGTCTGTTGGGGCAGATACATTGAAGTATGTTAAAAAACTATCTGTTAAGAAAAAACCTGCCTCAAGGACAGAGGTGATAGATGGCTTCATTTCAGTGGTTGGTCGTCTTTTGCCTTGTAACCCTGAGTCAGATCTGTTGCCATTGATAGTTGAATGTATTGGTTATAAACCACAgcttttttacaaatttcttcGTCTTCAGCTGAATGACATGTTACTTTACAGCAGTGATTACAAACTTGTGACCAAAAGAAATTCATACACTGTAAGATACCTTAAAGAGGGAGTTACATTTTTTGGGCAGATAAAGTACTTTTTAAAATGTACGAAATGCTGCAGTTGCTCTGCGAAATGTATGTGCTCTTCAGATTATCTCGCTGTGATAAAGCACATGAACTCTGTGGCTGAAAGCATTGCTGCAAATTGcagaaaaacattaaaattagaccaTCTTTTGATGGTTAAAAATCAAggtgatgttttttttcatatcataCCTGTAAAGGATATTGCTGAGCTATGTATTTTCATGCAGTTTGAAAATCCAGAAGAGTCTTTCATTGCACAAGCTCCAAATTTACTAGAGAGTGACTAA
- the LOC139985020 gene encoding uncharacterized protein — MDATALMLLSQTAAENAKSPKVVSTKLQTVRQRCLIYWVDDRLVSIEPLSSVVEKNQVKEGAVCKIKWKGKGPYLGKLIKISADSKVLREEQFKLEEALFKVTDPQEGQSSPRQDECIASTKGRKRTKPRKLLEATDVEEEETADKALLPPPTKKAKETKAKMSKLSAKVDAQRAVFEQYLKESPTYTSTSTGEPEPAIDIPIPEPIISNTDNAMSAQFTSFTALLNDSGDEGNCLEGVSRAVEVLHDDSNLFNDSTNLDEIHFLRQEVDRLLWVIETNDQEIQDLRQRLSEGCDCYNSPAPEKTVMNEINVTPRKIKFLSDLTKTLSCMVTETAPPLMTTPPSLTTPPSLTTPSFSTIPETSTLGATTSSSVTEVGDTSMSPSPSVDHDEKVELVKGTGVYVTVPERTSIALKGRKGLGVMLRKILEVLFSFDELRRGCAVGGRPKACNKQSADVSVPLDPKRLSAAKAYVLCFCQKKGLPAPTETDINAIVNSKCVTVRRSFKQKFSSLTDMRQ, encoded by the exons ATGGATGCGACTGCCTTGATGCTTTTGTCTCAGACAGCGGCAGAAAATGCAAAAAGTCCTAAAGTCGTTTCAACGAAACTCCAAACTGTTCGGCAAAGATGCCTTATTTACTGGGTTGACGATCGTTTAGTCAGCATCGAACCTTTATCTTCAGTGGTTGAAAAAAATCAAGTGAAAGAAGGAGCTGTTTGTAAAATCAAGTGGAAAGGAAAGGGACCATATCTCGGAAAGCTTATCAAAATCAGTG CTGACTCTAAAGTATTACGTGAAGAGCAGTTTAAACTTGAAGAGGCCCTCTTTAAAGTAACGGATCCCCAAGAAGGCCAATCATCTCCACGTCAGGATGAGTGTATAGCTTCTACGAAAGGGAGAAAGAGGACAAAGCCCAGGAAACTACTTGAGGCAACAGATGTGGAGGAAGAGGAAACGGCTGACAAAGCTTTACTGCCACCGCCCACGAAAAAAGCAAAGGAGACCAAGGCAAAGATGTCAAAACTTTCCGCCAAAGTTGATGCCCAGAGGGCTGTCTTTGAACAATATTTGAAGGAAAGCCCCACTTATACATCAACTTCCACAGGAGAACCTGAGCCTGCAATAGATATTCCTATTCCAGAACCAATTATTAGCAACACTGACAATGCAATGTCTGCCCAGTTTACTTCATTCACAGCCCTACTGAATGATTCAGGAGATGAAGGAAACTGTCTTGAAGGAGTCTCACGGGCTGTAGAAGTTCTTCACGATGATTCTAATCTTTTTAATGACTCTACAAACCTGGATGAAATTCATTTCTTGAGACAGGAAGTAGACAGACTTCTGTGGGTAATTGAAACAAATGACCAGGAAATTCAAGATTTGCGACAAAGGCTCAGTGAAGGTTGTGACTGCTACAACTCACCAGCACCAGAGAAGACAGTAATGAATGAAATCA ATGTGACTCCAAGGAAGATTAAATTCCTCAGTGACCTGACAAAGACTTTGTCCTGTATGGTCACAGAGACTGCACCACCATTGATGACTACGCCACCATCGTTAACTACGCCACCATCGTTGACTACGCCATCATTTTCAACCATACCTGAAACGAGTACACTGGGGGCAACAACAAGTAGCTCCGTCACAGAAGTAGGTGACACATCAATGTCACCATCACCATCTGTTGATCATGATGAG AAAGTTGAATTAGTGAAAGGCACTGGTGTTTATGTCACTGTGCCAGAACGAACCAGTATTGCActaaaagggagaaaaggtttAGGTGTAATGTTGAGGAAAATTCTAGAAGTCCTCTTTTCCTTTGATGAGCTTCGTCGTGGCTGTGCTGTTGGAGGAAGACCAAAGGCTTGCAACAAGCAGTCTGCTGACGTGAGTGTTCCGCTTGATCCCAAACGCTTGAGTGCAGCCAAAG CATATGTCCTGTGCTTTTGTCAAAAGAAGGGTCTGCCAGCACCGACAGAGACTGACATCAATGCCATAGTAAACAGCAAGTGCGTCACTGTTCGTCGTAGCTTCAAGCAGAAGTTTTCCAGTTTGACAGACATGCGGCAGTAA